TCCACATTTTGAAGCAGAATTTCACAAATGTGTTAACTTGACTGAATCAATTGAGGAATTTGAGTCCTGTTGGTTGTCTCTGGTTGATAAATATGAACTTAGGGATCATGAATGGCTCCAAACAATTTATGCTGCTCGCAGGCAGTGGGTTCCAGTATATTTGCGCGACACTTTTTTTGCAGAAATGTCCATAACCCAGCGAAGTGATAGTATGAATTCGTATTTTGATGGATATGTGAATGCTTCAACCAAtctgaatcaattttttaaattgtatgAGAAAGCACTAGAATCTCGGAATGAGAAAGAAGTGAAAGCAGACTATGATACAATGAATACTTCCCCAGTTTTGAAGACTCCATCTCCAATGGAGAGACAAGCATCTGAGCTCTacacaagaaaattatttatgagatTTCAAGAGGAGCTAGTTGGGACACTGACATTTATGGCATCAAAAGCTGATGATGATGGGGAGATCATTACATATCAAGTATCAAAGTATGGGGAGGACCATAAAGCTTACTGTGTCAAATTCAATGTTTTGGAGATGAAAGCTTCTTGTAGTTGCCAGATGTTTGAATTTTCAGGTCTTCCTTGTAGACATGTGTTGACAGTCTTTCGAGTCACCAATGTTCTTACTCTCCCATCTCATTATATGTTGAAACGATGGACAAGAAATGCCAAGAGCAGTGTTATGTTAGAAGAACGTTCTAATGATGCATACACCAATTATCTAGAATCTCATACAGTCCGATACAATACCCTACGCCATGAGGCATTCAAATTTGTTGATCAAGGGGCGAAGTCTCTAGACTGTTACAATGTTGCAGTGGATGCTCTGCAAGAGGCTGCAAAAAAGGTTGCAGTGGCAGCTAAGAATGATGGGAAAACTACCATGGGCAATGGACGCATTAGGGGGAACTCTGCAAGTGATGCAAATAGGGCAAACAGTGTGAGTGGGAATCATCATGCAAGCTCCAACCAGCATTTGTCTGAGGTGAGAGCTTCATTTTGTTGaattaactattaaaaaatgtCATGAATGAGGATGTGGTTACTTGATAACCTTTTGTGGTTTGCCAAATGTTTGCTAGGCATTTTTGTACCACTGAAGGCTAATATTGTGCTTTTTAAGGAACTGCCGGCGGGTGTGCCTCTGAGATGTATTATATACTGCATGAGCTTGTCATACCATTTTCTGATTGATTGATGCCCACATGGTTAAGGCATTGTTTGTTCATAGTTCATACTGAATGGTTTGACAGCGCTAGGAGTTGCTTCTTACATTTCTTTagaattttaagttttcaGTTCTATGACGTCTCTAGTATTGGAATTTTAATTGTCAGTTCATATGATTttacctctttcttctttaccTCTAGAGATTTGGAGGCTGTTTTAGCTAAGTTTGGGTTCCTATCTGTTTTGTCTTTCTGctgtattttattattttgggttTCTGGTTCACcatcttgttattttttcccccctttaataagttttgtttcACGTTCCCTTTTTAGGAAAAGATACGAAGAGAAGTGTAGGCTTGTATGATTTGGTTAATAGAAGGCTGTCGTCATACTAGTCTAAAAATATCTCAACCCCGTATGCCTGTcgtattttttgttaaaatagcATCTGAATAAGAACAATTGATTTATTACTGCCTTTCCTGTGATGCCTATTCTGCCCTCATAGTTCTGCTGGACTGGTCGAGGCTGACAAAGCAAGATGATATGTGTATCTATATAATCTGCTGTTGTCTGttgtaatttcattaatcATGTGTTACACTTCGCAGGATGATATGGACAAAAAAATTCGAGAACTTAACAATGAGCTGAACTTTGCAAGTCGAAAGTGTGAAGTTTATCGGGCTAATCTTCTTTCAGTTTTAAAAGATATTGAAGACCATAAACTACAGTTGTCAATCAAAGtgcaaaacataaaaattagtatGAAGGACAGTCTCTAAAGGTGCAGTACAATTTTATCTTGTagtttcttttcattttatttgaagtCTGTGCTTCTACCATGCTCCCTTGACAGGCTGTTACAGTTACCTGTGGATGATGTAGAGATAGATTAGCCTTCAATTTTCTAGCCCATCGTATATTGTATTGTATATCTTCAGAAGCATATATTTTTGGTGGCAATCTCAGACTGTTAGAATGGAATGTATACTCTTTTATCAGTAGGGCAATTGACAGCCTCTATTATATAGATTTTCGTTTcatatattcaatttttaagtaatgACATCTGGAAAGTAACTGATAATGGGTGGATTCAACCTTTCTCTTCTGTGTTTCTGTGTGGAGATTATATTGTTATTCTGCATTTTATTGGGCTGTAATATGCAAAGTCTTAATTTTGGCCTTGCAGAGATAATGCCATATGGGAAGCTCTCTGACGCAACTGTAGATAAAATGCAgcatcaacaaaaattttagcaATCTCCGCATATTGGACTTAACCAGTGGCTTTATTCCAGATCGTGGGCAAAGAGATAAATATTTCATCAGGGCTGAAGTTGAAAGTGTTTGCCAGATGCTTAATCCCTGCCAAATAATTGAGATTTATCTTTCAATTAAGCATGTTATATGGGAGATTAACCACAGCTTAGATTGGTACAGTGCAGTTGAATTGGGCATGTTAAGCCAGGTGTAATTTGATTGTGGATCCTTGTTAGGATGTATATTGTAGAAGAAGATCCTGTTTAGGCACACTCGAGAGTCTATTTCTTTCATTGCTTAGTGCTTACTtgggttgtaaaataattttttattttagccTTTTCATAGGTTCGAAGTTACTGGTTCAGCTCCGATTACACAGAAGTTGGCATCATCTGTTAATAGTCATTGAGGTTTTGATGGTATCAATTGGCAGGCAGTGTCTAAATTCACAGCAAACCTTTGAAACTCAGTTGGATCAACTTATGGTTCcaaattttcaaaccttttaAACTCACAACGGTTAATTGTAGGGAGTATGAATTGTGCGTGAATGAAAAGAAGTGGATAGGAAATGACAAAATGGCCTTTTAGAAGTCATTGAATGGACTGGTGaagttataattaatatttgagaGCCTTGGCCTTCATTATCTTATAGCCTAGATGGGgcaataaaagaagaaaataatagagGGAGGGGTTATAGAGGTGTGCACGGATAAGTAATTAAGGacttatttgttaaatattttattaattttaatttttttaaaatttatttgtttgtttttatgtaatatatgtatgatttttatatatttacatttgAATGAGGATAGtgaatttttgtgattttttatttgaatgagAAGAAGTCTCAATAAGaagtaattataatattaaaaaaatctatattagATATactcatttttaaattataaaatttaattttttattttaatttacaaaaatataaatattaaataactacatttaattttttttttttataaaaataagtcagatatcattaatattaaaataattaaaaaacatcatttaaatatttgtatttaagtAAGGAATGCCTTTGTTGGTAACATAAACTCAGTAGAAGTAGAAATAACAGACATCTCAATTTAAAGAGCAACAGAATTGGTATATTATAATCATATCGTAGGGGCCACCACCCATGTCCCATGCCTTCTTTGTTGTCTTAGTTGGAAGTACTTTGAATcgtttttatagttaaattaGGTTTGttaactttataaaataaagggtttttttatgatgctatatgtatttttattatattaatggtGGGATAGTTGTGAACTCTTAAATTTAAGTGTTTTAATCTccatcatttatttaatataatttaatatagtgataattaattaattaaaagataaatattatgaaatgaaGATTGCTTTTTTAATGTGTcaagaattcaattttaaataaaataatttgagatattatattttaccgtatctctttttattttgtttttaaatttaaaattactcttttaattGGTTTGTGAATcggttatattattttaaaaataataaacaatttttattaatagaaataatttatatgttgATTAGATTTTAGGGTACATATTTCTTATGTTAGTGATACtgtaaaaaaaagggaaattatcagccatatacccttaaatgacacccAAATCAAACGTGTGTGAACACTTTTCAAgtatatcactcgtatacgctaaattgacaaaacacttctgcCGCCCACCAATCCGTTAACTTCCGTTAGAAAGTTAACAGAATTGTGGTAAATTAGCTATTTTGCCcttgaaactcaaaatgaggtaaaaaaataaatttactcaaaaaattaacttaatttttcaatacacaaatttttttattttgttattaataatacattttttttattaaaaaaatgaattattaatggtacatattattaataattatctataaaaaaatattcatattataccataaaaaattattaacaacatattatttataattatacatattataccataaaaatttctagttggagcttggaggagtagatcttcaaaaattttggttaaattttggaggagtagattcggttgtaaagtagtttttttttagcaattattaacaattatccgatAAATGAGATGACATATCATTgttatcaatatatatcatatgacatgttattttttactaGGTGGGATGACACGtcgttttttttaatcaaagtttCGTCAAGTCAGCGCTTGCAAACGGAAGTTAACGGATTGGTAGATGGCaaaagtgttttgtcaacttagggtatacgagtgatacactttAAAAGTGTTTACACACGTTTAATATGagtgtcatttaagggtatatgactgataattttcctaaatatatatatatatatatacacacacacagcaccatactaaaataaaagtatacatatgtatgtatatgtatatatatatatatacagacaGCACCatactaaaataaaagaaaaggccAGAGTAAGGGGGACACTTTTTACTTAAATAAGTTCCTCGAAGCCTAATAAACTCGCACGGTGCTGGTTGCTGAAGTTGAGTTCAGCTTGTGCAAAAACAGCGATCAAAACCCTAGAAAACCCAACCCCACATTAAGATTTGGCATTGTTGGTCAGTTCCTCTCTCCATTTTTATTGTTCACTTGTTCTCGCTTTCATTTCATGTAATAAACCACCATATCATATCAGAATTATTTGCTTCAACCAtcaatttgtttctttaaagTTTGCTAACTTTCAATTGAATTCTGCTAATTAGTTGGATTTCGTGGGTAAATTTGCTAAGCTTGTTGTCGCACaatttgtgtttatttgaGTGCTTCCACAGTCCGTCGTTAATTGTATGATCCCCATCCCCAAACCCAACACAATAttgcaatttttaattttatagtagCTTTTGTCGGCaacaccattttattttcctcAGTTCCTCAGGTCTTGCCTGAAAGTTGAAACAAAGTTCTTAGAGTTTAAAAGCGAATGACTTAAGATAAAACAGTTCCCTTGCTGCTACAGTTGATTTTCAGAGTACATGAATGCCAGCAGACAGAGAACCCTCGGTGGCGGGGGTCATCATGTATTGGACTACTTGAAGCGGATGCAGGCAGAGAATCCTGCTTTCTTTTATGCAGTTCAAAATGACAATGATCACTCTGGTGGAAACATATTTTGGGCAGATGCAACATGCAGAACAAATTATTCTTACTTTGGTGATACTGTTACATTTGACACGAGATACAGGACAAATCGGTATAGGGTTCCATTTGCCTCTTTCGCTGGACTGAACCATCATGGACAGCCTGTGTTGTTTGGGTGTGCCCTAATTCTGAATGAACCCGAGACTTCATTCATTTGGCTGTTTCAGACTTGGCTTCATGCAATGTCTGGATGCCAACCTGTCTCTATCACAACTGACCCAGATCGCTTGATTCAGATTGCTGTTGCACAAGTTCTTCCTGAAACCCGCCATCGATTTTGTAAGTGGGGCATATTCAGAGAAACCCAAGAGAAGCTGGCTCAAATATATCAATCACATCCTACATTTGAAACAGAATTTCAGAAGTGTATTAATGAGCCTGAGACAATTGATGAGTTTGAGTCATCTTGGCAATCACTGCTGGAAAGATACTACGTCATGGATAATGATTGGCTCCAATCAATGTACAATGCACGGCAACAGTGGGTCCCTGTTTATATGCGGGATACCTTTTTTGGGGAATTTTCTATTACTGACAGAAGTGGAGGACACTCATTCTTTGACGGCTATGTGAATGCATCAACCACCATACAGATGTTGATTAAGCAGTATGAGAAAGCTTTAGCAAGTTGGCATGAGAAGGAATTTAAAGCAGATTATGACACCACTAACTGTACACCATTTCTGAAGACACCATCTCCTATGGAAAAACAAGCAGCGAACCTCTATACAAGAAGAGTATTCATGAAATTTCAAGAGGAATTGGTTGAAACGCTTGCTAATTCTGCAACTAAAATTGATGATGCAGGAGCGGTCACCACATATCATGTGGCCAAATTTGGGGAAGACCACAAAGCACGAACTGTCAGTTTTAATTCTATTGAGATGAAAGCTAGCTGCAGCTGCCAGATGTTTGAATATTCGGGAATAATTTGTCGGCATGTATTAGCTGTTTTTAGAGCAAAAAATGTTCTCACACTTCCTTctcaatatatattaaaacgATGGACAAGAAACGCCAAGACTGGACCTGCAGCAGATGAGCTTGCATCTGACATGCCAAACAGTGACCGAGAATCTTTAACAGTTCGATATAACAACCTACGCCAGGAAGCAATCAAATATGTAGAAGAAGGGGCAAAATCGATTCATGTCTATAATGTGGCAATGGATGCTTTAAGAGAAGCTGCTAAGAAGGTTACTGCTGCCAAGAATCAAGGTTCTGGAGGCACTGACAGCAGCACTTTTATCAATGGAGGTAGCCAGGACTCACGTGCAGCTGAGGGACCTCAAGCCCCAATACATCAGTCTGTGGTTAGTTTCTCCACTCTAGCAACTGATAGAAACCAGTCTTTACTAGCTTCTAGATAAAAATCTGGTAATACTGATGATTCATCTAATTGTTTGATTAAAactatttctttctttaaatcaAAGCCAGGTAAAGGATAATTCATTCAAGTTAAAAGAGTTGCTAAATTGGTGGAAAgtgatttgaaaataaaattatttaactttcaTATGGAGATTctagatttaattattataattatatggtCTCGCACCCAAACTTCATTCCcttttacaaattttgaaattatgcaATCTCTTTTATCATGGTCAATTCTGAgagtaaatttgttttaagtaTCCATGTACAACCATTTCCTCCTGTCagttcttttgtcttttttttttttgggcaggGGGGGGGTCATATCGGGGAAAAGATTCTTGTTGTGTTTGTTGTTTCTTCTgattaattagaattttttattgtcgCTGTTCCTTAGGCTGTCTAATGGTTCTAGCTTCCTCTGGCTGCCTGGACAACtggttataaaaattaaactgtGAACTTTATAAGTGTGTAGGTccattttaacttaaaagatTTGTGttcaagtaaaatttat
This window of the Citrus sinensis cultivar Valencia sweet orange chromosome 8, DVS_A1.0, whole genome shotgun sequence genome carries:
- the LOC102628464 gene encoding protein FAR1-RELATED SEQUENCE 9, coding for MNASRQRTLGGGGHHVLDYLKRMQAENPAFFYAVQNDNDHSGGNIFWADATCRTNYSYFGDTVTFDTRYRTNRYRVPFASFAGLNHHGQPVLFGCALILNEPETSFIWLFQTWLHAMSGCQPVSITTDPDRLIQIAVAQVLPETRHRFCKWGIFRETQEKLAQIYQSHPTFETEFQKCINEPETIDEFESSWQSLLERYYVMDNDWLQSMYNARQQWVPVYMRDTFFGEFSITDRSGGHSFFDGYVNASTTIQMLIKQYEKALASWHEKEFKADYDTTNCTPFLKTPSPMEKQAANLYTRRVFMKFQEELVETLANSATKIDDAGAVTTYHVAKFGEDHKARTVSFNSIEMKASCSCQMFEYSGIICRHVLAVFRAKNVLTLPSQYILKRWTRNAKTGPAADELASDMPNSDRESLTVRYNNLRQEAIKYVEEGAKSIHVYNVAMDALREAAKKVTAAKNQGSGGTDSSTFINGGSQDSRAAEGPQAPIHQSVDEKEKKIHEMTAELENINQRCEVYRANLLAVLRDMEEQKLKLSVKVQNARLSLKE